The following are from one region of the Deltaproteobacteria bacterium genome:
- the surE gene encoding 5'/3'-nucleotidase SurE translates to MTQPLILISNDDGIRAPGIQALKEACRELGEVWVAAPEHEQSAKSHAISLHEPLRFKKYDEREFSITGTPSDAVYCGIHHLLPRKPDIVISGINSGPNLGNDVIYSGTVAAAMEGAMFGHRAIAVSLCLPEHQDKLRGKNLDYSVAAKLSRDIAYGCLQRPVQPGITLNVNVPYTEGKETGGVKVCRLGYTNWASSVHERKDPRGKRYYWIGGERSGSDGIADSDNEAIAKGFVSVTPLHYDLTASRSFDYLRNLAIGSADRIDDELGNEPLEPVVTPFMKSK, encoded by the coding sequence ATGACCCAACCGCTTATTCTCATTTCTAACGATGATGGAATCCGAGCACCAGGGATCCAAGCTCTCAAAGAGGCTTGCCGTGAACTTGGTGAAGTCTGGGTTGCGGCACCTGAGCACGAGCAGAGCGCAAAGAGCCACGCAATTAGTTTGCACGAGCCACTGCGATTTAAGAAATACGACGAAAGGGAGTTCTCAATCACAGGAACCCCTTCAGATGCTGTATACTGCGGTATTCATCACTTGCTGCCACGGAAACCAGACATTGTTATCAGTGGAATCAATTCAGGGCCTAACCTTGGAAACGATGTGATTTATTCAGGTACGGTCGCCGCCGCAATGGAAGGCGCAATGTTCGGTCACCGGGCGATTGCCGTCAGCCTCTGCCTTCCTGAGCATCAAGATAAACTTCGCGGGAAAAACTTAGATTACAGTGTTGCCGCCAAGCTATCGCGCGATATCGCCTATGGATGCTTGCAGCGTCCGGTTCAGCCCGGAATAACACTCAACGTCAACGTTCCATACACTGAAGGTAAGGAAACCGGTGGCGTGAAGGTTTGCCGGCTTGGATATACTAATTGGGCGAGTTCGGTTCATGAGCGTAAAGACCCACGTGGAAAACGTTATTATTGGATTGGTGGCGAGCGAAGCGGCAGTGACGGTATTGCCGATTCTGACAATGAGGCCATCGCTAAGGGCTTCGTGAGTGTCACGCCGTTACATTACGACCTTACAGCAAGTCGTTCTTTTGACTACCTACGAAATCTTGCAATAGGCTCGGCTGACCGAATCGATGATGAATTGGGGAATGAACCCCTGGAGCCAGTGGTTACCCCGTTTATGAAGTCTAAGTGA